Proteins co-encoded in one Papaver somniferum cultivar HN1 chromosome 5, ASM357369v1, whole genome shotgun sequence genomic window:
- the LOC113284428 gene encoding putative F-box protein At3g10240, giving the protein MMMKKCSRVQQHSVIYNQDLITRVFFKLPMEKVLEVKEVCKPWRQFVNESSYVDDNECGGKFGFIGIAQDGEDDQKYYLSHIEYDYDGIDDNIIKKKKVNHPGFFNFEPTLVGSRNGLVCIALPFCQEDLDAECDDPTYICDPIYICNPITKEYALLPKFRGGEAVSGGCMNFGFAFHNDKYKVVRIFWEDKEELGTSDGVVEMFTLGTEKCEWVSLGNTDCFFSGSFPRGVYADGVLYWVSYGSERIMGLDLDTNQFHLILSPPFQIEVDQVQPLELNQKLCLLREDDPEDGGEITVWMLDDLVWKKLFKFSLKDSEGNLLDLSPFIVNEDHEIFALVKNHQILYWNDKNLLNSYDILNDAEDTLFEDEQDINHCCIPHVHSLISLKKLQPNTLKFLEPIELRLAEVPSATNVKKPFVVRLTLTNHLNKEMGPFKICLSRQDLQEDEAVMIHGAQNLVIQQVQAFSLAEINLNLIATRVGFQKIRGITLLDQDDNKMYNLAPDLEIFVESD; this is encoded by the exons atgatGATGAAAAAGTGCTCTAGGGTTCAGCAGCACAGTGTAATTTATAACCAGGATCTTATAACTAGGGTTTTCTTTAAATTACCAATGGAAAAGGTTTTGGAAGTAAAAGAAGTTTGCAAACCTTGGAGGCAATTTGTGAATGAATCAAGCTATGTGGATGATAATGAATGCggaggaaaatttggttttattgGGATAGCACAGGATGGTGAGGATGATCAAAAGTATTATTTAAGCCATATTGAGTATGATTATGATGGAATTGATGATAATattatcaagaagaagaaagtgaacCATCCAGGGTTTTTCAATTTCGAACCTACCTTAGTAGGGTCAAGAAACGGGCTGGTATGTATTGCTTTACCCTTTTGTCAAGAAGATTTAGATGCAGAATGTGATGATCCTACTTATATTTGTGATCCTATTTATATTTGTAATCCAATTACTAAAGAGTATGCTTTACTGCCAAAATTCAGAGGTGGAGAAGCTGTAAGTGGTGGTTGTATGAATTTTGGATTTGCATTTCATAATGATAAGTATAAAGTTGTTAGAATTTTTTGGGAAGACAAAGAAGAGTTAGGAACTAGTGATGGAGTTGTAGAGATGTTTACTCTAGGAACGGAGAAATGCGAATGGGTTTCATTAGGAAATACTGATTGCTTTTTTTCTGGTAGCTTTCCTAGGGGTGTTTATGCTGATGGTGTATTATATTGGGTCTCATATGGTTCAGAGAGAATTATGGGTCTTGATTTGGATACTAATCAGTTTCATTTGATTTTGTCTCCACCCTTTCAAATCGAAGTTGATCAAGTACAACCGCTGGAGTTAAACCAGAAGTTGTGTCTTCTACGTGAAGATGACCCGGAAGATGGTGGTGAGATTACTGTATGGATGCTCGACGATTTGGTCTGGAAAAAATTGTTTAAGTTTTCTTTAAAAGATTCTGAGGGAAATTTGTTGGATTTGAGTCCATTTATTGTGAATGAAGATCATGAAATATTTGCGTTAgtgaaaaatcatcaaattttgtATTGGAATGATAAAAATTTACTCAACTCCTATGACATTCTCAATGATGCGGAGGATACACTTTTCGAAGATGAACAAGATATCAACCATTGTTGCATACCACATGTTCATTCTCTCATTTCCTTGAAGAAACTTCAGCCGAATACTTTAAAATTTCTAGAG CCGATTGAATTGCGGCTGGCAGAGGTTCCTTCCGCCACGAATGTGAAGAAACCTTTTGTG GTAAGGTTAACCCTCACAAATCATCTGAACAAGGAGATGGGCCCCTTCAAAATTTGCTTATCAAGACAGGATCTTCAAGAGGACGAAGCTGTTATGATTCATGGTGCTCAGAATCTG GTAATACAGCAGGTGCAAGCATTCAGCTTGGCGGAAATCAACCTG AATCTAATTGCTACCAGAGTCGGGTTTCAAAAAATCAGAGGAATAACATTGCTAGACCAGGATGATAACAAGATGTATAACCTTGCACCGGACTTGGAG ATATTTGTGGAATCAGACTGA